A stretch of DNA from Mucilaginibacter daejeonensis:
CAGTTACCTCTTTGTTCTCCTGGCCGACCAACAAGATCGTTCCCGCCTGATTGCGGACGCATATGTCAATCAGTTGTTTGCTGTACTTATGGGTCTGCTGCTCACAATATCGATGTTCGAGACCATGGAAGCGTTCCAGATTTTTGTGTTGACGTTTGATTCCATGGTCGTTACGGTTATAATTGACGCTTTGTTGTGCGCGCTTATATGCTGCCTGGATAGCCAGTCTTTTATAGAAGAATTCCTCTTTATTACCGATACCAAAATGTTGGCTACCGATCATAACGGTAAGAGGACGCTGCGGGGACAATGATACCTCAGCGATCACAGCACTGTCCAGTGTTTGGATCGTACGGTCCTGCCGATACGAAATGTATAAGAATATGCGCGTCCTTTCTAATTTCAAATAGCAGCCAGAGATCTTTGTTCTTCCCCGGAACACATCCCGCAAAAGATCACGCTTGTCATAACCTTTGCCGATCCAGGTGATAAACGGTACCCCGAATAAAATGAACCTGAAATTTTTACCATCCTCTGCCATGTCAAAACGTTTGATACTAATCGTACTGAAAGGCAAATGAATGTCCCTTTTAAAATTGGTCAATGACCTTTCACCCGTATAATAAAGTTTTCGGTTCTGCTGGAAGGAGACATGTAGACGACCGTTCAAAGTATTCAAGATATCAGTGGGTATCTCACCTTTGAACCGGTCGGACAATAACCGGTAGGTAGAGTTCATATGAGAACTGGTCAGTATACCATCCTTATCAGCTTTTATACTGCAAAGCTTAGCACGAGTGCCCTTGTTAAGGTACAGGATCTCTTTGATCTGTTCCTGTAAGTATAGATGCGTATAAATATAGTTCGCGCTTCTAAAGGCGATCTTTTGCCAGCTATATAATCGTTCCTGGTGAGCTTTGACCTCCGCAGCATCATTTCTATCAATGAACAATTGGATCTTACGGGTGAACATCATGCAGCTTTCTCCTTTCTCATTTGCTGGTGGGCGATCACGAAGGCCCGCTGTATATCAGCCTGCTGAATGTTCATCAATTTTGCGATCTCGGCAAAGCTGTAACTCAGTTCGTAACGGTAGCGCAGTATATTGGCCTGTTCTTCCGTAAGGCCTCCGGTGAGTACGACCTGTTTCCTGATGACCTGACCATCGGAGACAACTGCGCCGCTGATCAGTATGCTTTTGAGGAGCGCAATGGTGCTTTCGATCCGTTTAGCTGCCACGTAGCAGGATACGCCACCTAGATGCCAGGCGATACGCTCATAGTCGAAACCGTGCCGCAATAACAGATCAATCACTTGCTTTTGGCTTCCAGGCAGGCCGGGCAACACAGCGAACAATTGTGCACGTTGCCGTTCCCGCTCCATGTTTGCCGCCTCAGTAACGGCCTGGCCATTCTCTTGGCGATCGACGGATCCAGGGTCGATCATGAAGTGATCTGCTGCATTCTCGATGCCGTCAATTTGGATCAGGCCACGGTAGAACCGGGTAGAGGGAAGCCTATAATAACGATAAACCGCTTGTTTGATCTGGTCATGCAGGAAGTCATTCAAGTGTCCCAGATCCTTGATGTTCACCCTACATTGCCAAAGGCGTAAAAAGCCTTCCTGGGCGATACTGGTGGCCGCTATATCTTCCTTGACCATTCGCTGCGCCATGTAAAGAAAGTTGGGAAACAATTTGCGGTACAAAAAGGCAAATCCAATCTCTTGTGCTTCTCTGAAAAGCTCAAAGTGTACGTGGAACTCTTTGCTATATTTGACCGCTGATCGTGACATTGTGAACGCAAATTACGACCAATAGGGGATGTACCGAACCACCACTAGGTTGTAAAACACAATATCACAGTTGTTTAATACAACCCATCAGGTTGTATCGGACGCGGCAAATTTTTGATTATATTTGAGCTATGGCAGAAACAATACATATCGGAAGAAAGATCAGCCGTATCCGGGAATTAAGAGGTATGAAGCAGGATGCTTTAGCTGCGCAATTGGGTATTAGTCAGCAGGCTATATCTAAGCTAGAGCAAAGCGAAAATGTTGAAGATGAAACTTTAGAAAAGGTTGCCAAAATTTTAAACGTTTCACCAGAAGCTATCAAGAATTTTAGCGAAGAGGCTGTTTTTAATAATATTAACACTTTCCATGACAACAGTTCTTTGAACGATTATAGCTCGTTATTAAATTATCAGTGTACTTTCAACCCTATCGATAAAATTGTAGAGTTGTATGAGCGCCTGCTCAAAAGTGAACAGGAAAAAGTCGAGCTACTTAAAAATTCCAAGTAGTTATTGTGACCAAACTGTTCGTCAGCGGCTTCCCTTTAGAGATCACGGAAATGGAACTGGCCAGGATGTTGGGCCCATATGGTGATATCAGTACGATCAAGATCATCAGGGACAAACAGACCCGTAAGTGCAAAGGTTATGCATTTATCGAGATGGTCTCACCCGAAGCTGCCGAAAAAGCGATCGAGGCACTTGATGGCGTGGAGATGCAAGGCCGTCCTCTAACCGTTAAGATCACGGAAGATAAACCTGTTCTGTCAGCCACTAACTACCGTAGATCTTTTGCCGCTCCTTCAATGAAATTCAACGAGAGCTTTAAAACAGATCCATCTGGTCGTCCAAAGCGCCCAAGACGAACATTGCAATAGTATAGATCATCGTTCATTCTTTGACCCCTATTTCTTGGGTAATGTGCTCGCGAACGTGAGGGAAGTTATGTTACGCCTGCATTACTTTTCATACAAGTTCTCATAGCTTAATATTTTTGTTGTTCTATTCTATGCAATTTGGAACATAATTGTACTATTTATACAATAGAAATGTTTGTTGTATATATGATCCAATAAATGCCATTATTGTATGTTATATGAAGCTGGCAGATCATCCTTGGTACAAGTGGGGTCAGCTAACGAATCAAGCCCGATCGTATGAAAAGCAGAATGATCTTAATGGCCGACATTATCGGCAGTGGAGAATACGATCAAAGATCTCTGAAGTCATTTTAAAGATATCCCCCTATTGATGAAGATGACCAGGAGATCATTTCTGATCATCCGAGGATAAATGCATGCCTTTCAACAACAAGATAAAACAATCATTACTTTAACAATACTGGCATGTTCACGAGAAAGGGAATCAATTCAAAGGTCGGAGGAGGAGTTCTGCTAATTGCTCTAAACTTATATCAAGGTGATCCGCAACATCGGTGGCTTTAACATGGTCAAGCAGATCGGGATAGCGGCGTATCAGCTTGTTGAACCGGTCACCATAGCTCATTGATCGCCGTTAAGTTCCACACTCGCCTTGAACATATACTCTGCTAAAACGCGACGACATTTCTCAAATTCGGGATAGCCTGTTGTGATGGCGTCAAGCGCTTCATAGCTCAACGATGCTACTTGTCCTGCTTTTTGTACTTCAATATTGTCAGCAGCGCCATTCTGATCATAGAATCCACGCCCGGCAATAAGCAATTCACCCGGCCCACGGAACCATAGAGTGCGTTCTTTATACTCATCTATATAAAAGCATCTTACATAACCGTCAATCAAAAAAAACATTCGTATGTCCTTATCCTCTTCAATTATTAACAGGTCATGTTTTTCAATATCTGTAATCTGGATACAAGCCGACAGTGCCTTTACGACCTCGGGCGATAGGGGAGAGAGGTCATTCAAAAAGCCGATAAAGGATATCGCCATAGTTATTAAAAATGCCAGGCCGTAACCGGCCTGGCGAAAATCAAACCTTCAATTTATTTCTGTTGGAACGCTTTGTTTCATGAGACACCTCCTGTGTCCCTTCTGTTCTTTTGGTCTCTTTAGCAGACCTTGCTGAAGTGAAGAGCAATTCCTCCCGCCTGACCTTTTCTCTATGCTCATTGAACACCGAAACGGTCTTATATTGCGGGTCAGCGGCGATGTAATATTTTCGGTCGCCCGTTTCACCGCTTACGGTCACTTGCTGTGCATTGCCTTTTTTCAACGATCTAAGCAGGTCATCTTTCGCCTTAGGGCTTTCCATTTCCTTGATCCCTTTACCGGTAATAACCTTCTCGATGTCATAACCATAATTCTCATGATAGTGTTTCATCTTTTTGCTGCCCTTATCCGTAAGGTTCTGGTCATCTAATGCCAACCAAGCCGTATAACGCTGGCCTTCCAGATTCGTTAGTTGTTTTTGCACAGCACGTCCTTCCATCAGGTTGAACGCCTCTTTAGCAGTGACCCCATGACCTTTATTGATATAAAAGGTCTGCGCGTCTCCCTGCGCCTGTCCGTTCGCATCAGTGATCCTGGTATCGTACTTGTTAAAGAAATATATCTCCTGTTCATTCCCTGCTTTGAAATGCAAGGTATGGTCGACATTCTTATTATCGAACCGATGGGACGTGTTCAAAGTGAACTCCGGCAGCCGGGCGTTGATGTTGCGTTCCAGTTCCTCATTCATTTTGTCGCCGAACCCCAGGTTCAGCAAACTTTTCTTCAGAAATTCTGCATTTTGTGTATTCATAATTGTGGTATTTATTTTTCAACCTGGTCTTTCACAAGTGATAGGGTCAGAGTGACTAATGATGGCGCTCATTAAAGATCTGCACGCAACTAGAAGGGGCTGAGACCGATGCATGTGACCCCTCTTTTAAGGATATCTCAGTCTCGAAACTTCCGAACCTTTTTTCATTCGGCGTGTTCGTATGCCGAAGGTGATAGTTACCAACACCGATCATCTTTGCTATCGCTGTCAAAGTTCAGTACGATATAATGCCTGCCTTGAAGCGATGCGTTGCTTTTTTGAGTAATAGACCAATGGTTATAGACATTCTTAAAAGTTCAACAAATGCCGATGCATCTATGCCATAGTATGTATTCGAGATCCGACCTTTTAAGCACTTGCTCTTTGTTATATTAATTTCCCTTTTTGAGCAGTACCGGGTACTCATCGCTTAGTTTAACTTTGATCTTTTTCATCTTTTTGCTGAAAAGGTCTTTGGCGGCGTTGATACCACCCGCAGCAGCCTGTCCCGCGATGGACTGGTCCATGCTCATGATCTGCATGCTTTGTAGGGTCTGATCAGCATTATTGCTGGTCACGCCGCTCAGTTCCGCTTCAGGTGCTGGTATGCCGGGCATTCCGTCCTGGCTGAATACCGTAAGCTCGACCGGTATGATCTGGGTCCCGAGACGGATGGTCTTGATATTGACCAGCAGCCGCTGGTTAACCACATGCCCCGTGCCGAAAAGTTCCTGCCCCTTTTCCAGCAATTGTCCTTTGATCGTTGCGGTGTCGGTCAGTCTTAGTTTAACGGCCGCGCCATCGGCCACTTTCTGTTTCCCATCGATCACGGCCGGTATCGCACGGAACGGTTTAGCAGGTTCGGTAGATCTAGTTTCTTCTTTTGACGGAGCCGCATTGGGGTTCTGTATGGCCTGTATCTTATCCAGCATCTTGTCGAGTTGCTTCAACTCCGGGTCCGGCTCGTTAGCAGATGCGGTTTGTTGCCGCATCATCCTATTAAGGCGTTTGACCTGCGCCGGGTCGGGTTCATCCGCATAATGCGATGAACTTGCCTTCGGCTCATTGATCTGTTTGTTGAGTTTGGCCAGTTTTTCTTGTATGGCGTCGGCCTGTGCATCGGCATTTTGGGTGCTGTCCTGTTTTGACGTACCATTTTGATCGAGCCCGACCGCTTTGAGGAACTCGGGGGAGACGCCGTTCTGTCCCGAATCACGTTTGGCCGATTGGTAGATGGTAAGCTTGTCACTTTTCTCTTTGTCCTTGAATTGCGCCTGCGGCAGATCGGTATCGAGGCCTTTGTTCTGTACGATGGTTTGGCCGTCTCCTTTACCGCCGCCCAATGCCCAGAAAGCGAGCGTCAGGAACGGGATCACCAGTAGCGGCAATACTAGCAGGAACTTCTTTTGCTTCTCCATATTCGTTATCGTTTATGTGTTGAACTAATTGGTGGCAACTCCCCTGATGGGCTGCCGATGTTGACCGGGGTACTAATGCAGAAAACTTTTGCATCGAAGCTGATGAACCGTATACAGATCCAACCGACCAGGATAATGACCACGAAGCTTAGGATGAGCAGCCATTTACGGGTGCCGTTGTCCTTTCCGTTGAACCATTGGCTTAGCTTTTCAATTGATGTCTGTATCATGGCGTGCTGGTTGTCGTATCACGATTAATGATGGTTTCCCATTTCTCGATGAGGAAACCATGAGGGTTATTGTCGGAGCGGCCTACATTACGCAGGTAGCCTTTGGTGATCAGTACTTTGTGGATGGTCGAGGTCGCCCTTACCAGTTTCTCTTTGGCATAGCATTTAAAGAAATAGGGATAGCTATTCATATTGAGCTGAATGCTGTCTACCTGTATCTCCTGGCTGATGTTACCCGAGATGAGGTTATTGTAATAGCTTTTCTCCTTTAAGCCATTGTACTGGTTACTGGCGCTTTCATCCGCCAGGTATAAAGCCTTGCGGATATTGCCCTCGATCACTTTCTCATCCGGGTCGAGCGTAAAAAAGTAATGATGGAACATTTTGATGTGGTCACGTGCCTCCACCGGAATGTTCTCCCTGCGATCTGCTGACATCGCTTCTAATGCTTTACCATTCGCCAGTACGTACACTTTGGCATCTGCCTTTTGGTAAGCGCGAAAGGCCAGGTACATGGCGGCGATGGCGATCAGTGCACTGGTGATGATGACGAGCGCGACGATCCGTTTGTTCTGCTGGAACGCCGTTTCGATGTTTCTTAAATGACTGAACATGGTGTTTATGTTTTAGGGTTTCCATTGAGTTTTTCGGCCTGGTAGGACGATGGCTGTTTATCTGCACTCTTGTTTTGACCATCCCACGTGTAGCCGGAGTTGGTGATGATGTTACCGCTGCTTTGAGACCTCTGTCCTGATGAAACGTTGCCTATGCTACCGAGCGAATTGCGTACATTACTGACAGTTACTCCCGTCAGGTTGGTCACTTTGTTGAGCAGGCCGTTGGCACCACCGGGATGGATAATTAAACCGGTCACGGCAGGTACGGTGAAATAGCCGATGATACCGATCAGCAGGAAAATGAGATAGGCGGTGTCGGTGGAACTGAAGAACGTATCTCCGGCATTTTGCACCTGCTCGATGTCCAGTTTGAGCATATTCTCCTGCACCTTACCGATGATACTGCCAAAGATGTTGGCCACCGGTAACCATAGGAAAACGTTGAGATAACGTGACAGCCACGACGTGAGCGTATGCTGGAAGCCGTCGAACACCGACAGGCCGAAGACCAGGGGGCCGAGGATGGCGAGCACGATCAGGTAAAAAGTGCGGATGGTATTGATGCAAAGCGCAGCTGCCTCGAACACGACCTGTAACACTTCGCTCAGCCATTGCTTCACACTATTGCGGAACCTAAAGCTCGCTTTATCCATGGCGAACTTGACATCATTGCCCAGCCCGGAAAGCATGCCTTCATTTTCGCCGGTGGGATCATCGGGGTGGGTGTACTTGTACCATATGTCGCGGTCACCTTCCCCGTCATTGCCGACATACATCTGCCAAGTATCGGTCTTTTCGATAGCTGCCTGCTTGGCTTCGAGCAGTTTGGCAATGGCCGCATCGGAGTTCTTCACCATGCCTGCCGTAGCGGTCACGGTCGGCTTCATCACCCCGTTGATCATACCGATCACGGCCGGGAATAATAGGATTGCCATGCCTAAAGCGAAAGGACGCAACAGTGGGTACAGGTCGATGGATTCCGCGTTGGCGATATGCCGCCATACTCTTGCTGCGATATACCATAAGGCACCGAAGCCGGCGATACCACGCGCCACGCCGATGAGCTGGCTGCACAGCGGCATCATCTCATCATAGACCTGATCCAGCACGCTTTGCAGGCCGTGGATATCGGTTGCCAGGCCTTCGGCACGGGATAGTAAGGGAGAGACCATCCCCGTCAGGGCCAGTACGGCGCCGATGAATAGTTTCTTTTTCATAGCTATAGGTTTTTTGAGGTTTCTATTGGATACCGTAAAGCTGCTTGAGCGTCCGGGTATCGTTCAAGTCCTTGCTGCGGCCAAGGCTGAGCATGACGGCCTTACGGTTGAACCAGCGCAGGAACTGCAATTGTTCCGTGCTGTTGGTATAGATCCGGTCAATGGCACGCAGCCTATCATCATCTGTCATCCGCAACTCATTCGCTTTCATCACGGAGCCTAGGTCATCGACATTGTTATTGCTTTGCTTCACCAATTGGTCGA
This window harbors:
- a CDS encoding sigma-70 family RNA polymerase sigma factor, yielding MSRSAVKYSKEFHVHFELFREAQEIGFAFLYRKLFPNFLYMAQRMVKEDIAATSIAQEGFLRLWQCRVNIKDLGHLNDFLHDQIKQAVYRYYRLPSTRFYRGLIQIDGIENAADHFMIDPGSVDRQENGQAVTEAANMERERQRAQLFAVLPGLPGSQKQVIDLLLRHGFDYERIAWHLGGVSCYVAAKRIESTIALLKSILISGAVVSDGQVIRKQVVLTGGLTEEQANILRYRYELSYSFAEIAKLMNIQQADIQRAFVIAHQQMRKEKAA
- the traK gene encoding conjugative transposon protein TraK, whose protein sequence is MFSHLRNIETAFQQNKRIVALVIITSALIAIAAMYLAFRAYQKADAKVYVLANGKALEAMSADRRENIPVEARDHIKMFHHYFFTLDPDEKVIEGNIRKALYLADESASNQYNGLKEKSYYNNLISGNISQEIQVDSIQLNMNSYPYFFKCYAKEKLVRATSTIHKVLITKGYLRNVGRSDNNPHGFLIEKWETIINRDTTTSTP
- the traM gene encoding conjugative transposon protein TraM, translated to MEKQKKFLLVLPLLVIPFLTLAFWALGGGKGDGQTIVQNKGLDTDLPQAQFKDKEKSDKLTIYQSAKRDSGQNGVSPEFLKAVGLDQNGTSKQDSTQNADAQADAIQEKLAKLNKQINEPKASSSHYADEPDPAQVKRLNRMMRQQTASANEPDPELKQLDKMLDKIQAIQNPNAAPSKEETRSTEPAKPFRAIPAVIDGKQKVADGAAVKLRLTDTATIKGQLLEKGQELFGTGHVVNQRLLVNIKTIRLGTQIIPVELTVFSQDGMPGIPAPEAELSGVTSNNADQTLQSMQIMSMDQSIAGQAAAGGINAAKDLFSKKMKKIKVKLSDEYPVLLKKGN
- a CDS encoding helix-turn-helix domain-containing protein, with the translated sequence MAETIHIGRKISRIRELRGMKQDALAAQLGISQQAISKLEQSENVEDETLEKVAKILNVSPEAIKNFSEEAVFNNINTFHDNSSLNDYSSLLNYQCTFNPIDKIVELYERLLKSEQEKVELLKNSK
- a CDS encoding RNA recognition motif domain-containing protein produces the protein MTKLFVSGFPLEITEMELARMLGPYGDISTIKIIRDKQTRKCKGYAFIEMVSPEAAEKAIEALDGVEMQGRPLTVKITEDKPVLSATNYRRSFAAPSMKFNESFKTDPSGRPKRPRRTLQ
- a CDS encoding Crp/Fnr family transcriptional regulator; the encoded protein is MAISFIGFLNDLSPLSPEVVKALSACIQITDIEKHDLLIIEEDKDIRMFFLIDGYVRCFYIDEYKERTLWFRGPGELLIAGRGFYDQNGAADNIEVQKAGQVASLSYEALDAITTGYPEFEKCRRVLAEYMFKASVELNGDQ
- the traJ gene encoding conjugative transposon protein TraJ codes for the protein MKKKLFIGAVLALTGMVSPLLSRAEGLATDIHGLQSVLDQVYDEMMPLCSQLIGVARGIAGFGALWYIAARVWRHIANAESIDLYPLLRPFALGMAILLFPAVIGMINGVMKPTVTATAGMVKNSDAAIAKLLEAKQAAIEKTDTWQMYVGNDGEGDRDIWYKYTHPDDPTGENEGMLSGLGNDVKFAMDKASFRFRNSVKQWLSEVLQVVFEAAALCINTIRTFYLIVLAILGPLVFGLSVFDGFQHTLTSWLSRYLNVFLWLPVANIFGSIIGKVQENMLKLDIEQVQNAGDTFFSSTDTAYLIFLLIGIIGYFTVPAVTGLIIHPGGANGLLNKVTNLTGVTVSNVRNSLGSIGNVSSGQRSQSSGNIITNSGYTWDGQNKSADKQPSSYQAEKLNGNPKT